One stretch of Clavibacter michiganensis DNA includes these proteins:
- a CDS encoding NAD-dependent epimerase/dehydratase family protein codes for MTTSTRIVMTGAAGMAGRGVRPLLRAAGHDLLLLDLVDPEPVEGEGGVVASVRDLGAMRAAVRGADVVVHLGGISRERPWDDVIAANVDGTRTVLEAAREEGVRRVLLASSTHAVGFHPVPAEPVDHLPPRPDSLYGVTKAAMEALGSVYADRHGMSVVSARIGTLLDRPNGRRSLSTWLSFPDLARLVQAVAALEEPGHHIVWGVSRNARAWFRPDAGERIGYYPEDDAEAFAGGIDDADDADANGLIGGEWAAPEHALGDAW; via the coding sequence ATGACGACCTCGACGCGCATCGTGATGACGGGAGCGGCCGGCATGGCCGGACGCGGCGTCCGGCCCCTGCTGCGGGCGGCGGGCCACGACCTCCTGCTCCTCGACCTGGTGGATCCGGAGCCGGTCGAGGGGGAGGGCGGCGTCGTCGCATCCGTGCGCGACCTCGGGGCGATGCGCGCGGCCGTGCGCGGCGCGGATGTCGTGGTGCACCTCGGCGGCATCAGCCGCGAGCGCCCGTGGGACGACGTCATCGCCGCCAACGTCGACGGCACGCGGACCGTGCTCGAGGCCGCGCGCGAGGAGGGCGTCCGCCGCGTGCTCCTGGCGAGCTCCACGCACGCCGTCGGCTTCCACCCGGTGCCCGCGGAGCCCGTCGACCACCTGCCGCCGCGGCCGGACAGCCTCTACGGCGTGACCAAGGCGGCCATGGAGGCGCTCGGATCCGTGTACGCCGACCGCCACGGCATGAGCGTCGTGAGCGCCCGGATCGGCACGCTCCTGGATCGCCCGAACGGTCGCCGCTCGCTGTCCACCTGGCTCTCCTTCCCCGACCTCGCGCGGCTCGTTCAGGCCGTCGCCGCGCTCGAGGAGCCCGGCCACCACATCGTCTGGGGCGTGTCGCGCAACGCCCGCGCGTGGTTCCGCCCCGACGCCGGCGAGCGGATCGGCTACTACCCTGAGGACGACGCGGAGGCATTCGCGGGCGGCATCGACGACGCGGACGACGCGGACGCGAACGGCCTCATCGGCGGCGAGTGGGCCGCCCCGGAGCACGCACTGGGAGACGCATGGTGA
- a CDS encoding IclR family transcriptional regulator, which yields MVTDGPATERGARPVKSAERTLALLERLAGSSEPVSVVDLHRASGYPRSSLHQLLHTMAASGWIEMLQDGTHVSIGSRALVVGTAYLDRDRALPHALAALERIRDETGYTAHYARREGDRVLYLATRETTESRRATSRVGRQLPAHATSLGKALLAELSAEERREALGSGPLAALTPQTVTDPAALDAQLDQAHERGFAHEREENLAGVSCVAVSVGYRIPATDAISCSMPVDRATPKEAERVARIIGAHAERLAQTLRSAGVR from the coding sequence ATGGTGACCGACGGACCGGCGACCGAGCGCGGCGCCCGGCCGGTCAAGTCGGCGGAGCGCACGCTCGCCCTGCTGGAGCGGCTGGCCGGGTCGTCCGAGCCCGTCTCCGTGGTGGACCTCCACCGCGCGTCCGGCTACCCGCGGTCGAGCCTGCACCAGCTGCTGCACACCATGGCGGCGAGCGGCTGGATCGAGATGCTGCAGGACGGCACGCACGTCTCCATCGGATCCCGCGCCCTCGTGGTCGGCACCGCCTACCTCGACCGCGACCGGGCGCTGCCGCACGCGCTCGCGGCCCTCGAGCGGATCCGCGACGAGACCGGGTACACCGCGCACTACGCGCGCCGCGAGGGCGACCGGGTGCTCTACCTCGCCACGCGCGAGACGACCGAGTCCCGGCGGGCGACCTCGAGGGTCGGCCGACAGCTGCCCGCGCACGCCACCTCGCTCGGCAAGGCCCTGCTCGCGGAGCTCAGCGCCGAGGAGCGGCGGGAGGCGCTCGGATCCGGCCCGCTCGCCGCCCTCACCCCGCAGACCGTGACCGACCCGGCGGCGCTCGACGCGCAGCTCGACCAGGCGCACGAGCGCGGGTTCGCGCACGAGCGCGAGGAGAACCTGGCCGGCGTCAGCTGCGTGGCGGTGAGCGTGGGCTACCGGATCCCCGCGACCGACGCGATCAGCTGCTCCATGCCGGTCGACCGCGCGACGCCGAAGGAGGCGGAGCGCGTGGCCCGCATCATCGGCGCGCACGCGGAGCGGCTCGCCCAGACGCTGCGGTCGGCGGGCGTGCGGTGA
- a CDS encoding thioredoxin domain-containing protein: protein MRNRLADAVSPYLLSHADNPVDWRPWGEEAFAEARRRDVPVLVSVGYSTCHWCHVMARETFSDPALASRLNAGFVAIKVDREEHPEVDAALITAAGAFTDQLGWPLNVFTTPEGRTFHAGTYSPPEPRAGHPSFRQVLDAVADAWTTRRDQVEQGAGQLSAAIREASERGSVASPLPDAAALDRVAADLAAFEDPEHGGFGSAPKFPVAPVVLLLDTLATSGALVPERAAATGALVRRTLDAMAGSDLRDPVEGGFFRYSTRRDWSEPHYERMLYDNALLLDAYARAGDEEVAAGIAAFLTGTLRRASGGFASAQDSESTVGGRRVEGGYYALDAAARAAEEPPAVDGKVLTGWNGLAIGALARAGRAFGRGDWIDAARAAADMLLQEHVRPDGSLVRASIDGRVSPAVATLEDHGMLADGLLALALATGEVVYAARARGIVDALIQAAGTDPQPGAAGFRVPTGADPVLAGFGLDLAADPSEGAYPSGLTAASSAARVLGRLTADPRYERAARAALATVAAGGVTRPIAFGGALEQAAAIEAAGRQLVVVLPDQGARADDPLAAVAHALIRPPHVSLVVTATAARAWADAGFELLADRAAGSTATAYLCADFVCRLPVTTADALRAQLADGA from the coding sequence ATGCGCAACCGCCTCGCCGACGCCGTCAGCCCGTACCTCCTCAGCCACGCGGACAACCCGGTCGACTGGCGGCCGTGGGGCGAGGAGGCGTTCGCCGAGGCCCGTCGCCGCGATGTGCCGGTGCTCGTCTCGGTCGGCTACTCGACCTGCCACTGGTGCCATGTCATGGCGCGCGAGACGTTCTCGGATCCCGCGCTCGCCTCGCGCCTCAACGCCGGGTTCGTCGCGATCAAGGTCGACCGCGAGGAGCACCCGGAGGTCGACGCGGCGCTCATCACCGCGGCCGGCGCCTTCACGGATCAGCTCGGCTGGCCGCTCAACGTGTTCACGACGCCCGAGGGCCGCACCTTCCACGCGGGCACCTACTCGCCGCCCGAGCCGCGCGCCGGGCACCCGTCGTTCCGCCAGGTGCTCGACGCCGTCGCCGACGCGTGGACCACCCGGCGCGACCAGGTCGAGCAGGGCGCGGGGCAGCTGAGCGCGGCGATCCGGGAAGCCTCGGAGCGCGGATCCGTGGCCTCGCCGCTGCCCGACGCCGCCGCACTCGACCGCGTGGCCGCCGATCTCGCCGCGTTCGAGGATCCCGAGCACGGCGGGTTCGGATCCGCGCCGAAGTTCCCCGTCGCGCCCGTCGTGCTGCTGCTCGACACGCTCGCGACCTCCGGGGCCCTCGTGCCCGAGCGCGCGGCGGCGACGGGCGCGCTCGTCCGCCGCACGCTCGACGCGATGGCCGGATCCGACCTGCGCGACCCGGTCGAGGGCGGCTTCTTCCGCTACTCCACGCGCCGCGACTGGTCCGAGCCGCACTACGAGCGGATGCTCTACGACAACGCCCTGCTCCTCGACGCCTACGCGCGCGCCGGGGACGAGGAGGTCGCGGCGGGCATCGCGGCGTTCCTCACCGGCACGCTGCGGCGCGCGTCGGGCGGGTTCGCGTCGGCCCAGGACTCGGAGAGCACGGTCGGCGGGCGCCGCGTCGAGGGCGGGTACTACGCGCTCGACGCCGCCGCGCGCGCGGCCGAGGAGCCGCCCGCGGTCGACGGCAAGGTGCTCACCGGCTGGAACGGGCTCGCCATCGGGGCTCTCGCCCGGGCGGGCCGCGCGTTCGGGCGCGGGGACTGGATCGACGCGGCCCGCGCCGCCGCCGACATGCTGCTCCAGGAGCACGTGCGCCCGGACGGATCCCTCGTGCGCGCCTCGATCGACGGGCGCGTCTCGCCCGCGGTCGCGACGCTCGAGGACCACGGGATGCTCGCCGACGGGCTGCTCGCGCTGGCGCTCGCGACGGGCGAGGTCGTCTACGCGGCGCGGGCGCGGGGGATCGTGGACGCGCTGATCCAGGCGGCGGGCACCGATCCGCAGCCCGGCGCCGCGGGGTTCCGCGTGCCGACGGGCGCGGATCCGGTGCTCGCGGGCTTCGGCCTCGATCTCGCCGCCGACCCGTCCGAGGGCGCGTACCCGTCGGGCCTCACCGCGGCATCTTCAGCCGCGCGCGTGCTCGGGCGGCTGACGGCGGATCCGCGCTACGAGCGGGCGGCCCGCGCCGCGCTCGCGACGGTGGCGGCGGGCGGCGTCACCCGCCCGATCGCGTTCGGCGGGGCGCTCGAGCAGGCGGCGGCGATCGAGGCGGCGGGTCGGCAGCTCGTGGTCGTGCTGCCGGACCAGGGAGCGCGCGCCGACGACCCGCTCGCCGCGGTGGCGCACGCGCTGATCCGCCCGCCGCACGTGTCGCTCGTGGTCACGGCGACCGCCGCGCGCGCGTGGGCCGACGCGGGCTTCGAGCTGCTCGCGGACCGCGCCGCGGGATCCACCGCCACCGCCTACCTGTGCGCCGACTTCGTCTGCCGCCTCCCGGTGACGACGGCCGACGCGCTGCGGGCGCAGCTGGCCGACGGGGCCTGA
- a CDS encoding 5-dehydro-4-deoxyglucarate dehydratase, with product MTTTDTAAHPAAAPAPATAGLLPPFEGVLFFPVTPFDAADRVDVDVLAAHVSHGLDQGAGAAFVACGTGEFHALDIDEYAQAVRAGVAAAGGRHLVIAGVGGPLGHAKRCAQLATELGADGILVLPPYLVAGPQEGLAAYVEAVARATPLPLIAYHRGQAQFTEATVERLLALPTLAGIKDGAGDVALFQRFVLAARRAGRDDVQFFNGLLTAESSQAAYRAIGVPLYSSAVFAMAPRIASAFHAAYRADDHERQRFLLDEFFTPLVRLRDETPGFAVSLIKAGLRLGGVPVGSVRAPLVDPSPRQLAELERILAHGEDVIA from the coding sequence ATGACGACGACCGACACCGCCGCCCACCCCGCCGCCGCTCCCGCCCCCGCGACGGCCGGCCTCCTGCCGCCCTTCGAGGGCGTGCTCTTCTTCCCCGTCACGCCGTTCGACGCCGCGGACCGCGTCGACGTCGACGTGCTCGCCGCGCACGTGTCCCACGGCCTCGACCAGGGCGCCGGCGCCGCCTTCGTCGCGTGCGGCACGGGCGAGTTCCACGCGCTCGACATCGACGAGTACGCCCAGGCCGTGCGCGCCGGCGTCGCCGCGGCGGGCGGCCGCCACCTCGTCATCGCGGGGGTCGGCGGGCCGCTCGGGCACGCGAAGCGCTGCGCGCAGCTGGCCACCGAGCTCGGCGCCGACGGGATCCTCGTGCTCCCGCCGTACCTCGTCGCCGGCCCGCAGGAGGGCCTCGCCGCCTACGTCGAGGCCGTCGCCCGCGCGACCCCGCTGCCGCTCATCGCCTACCACCGCGGCCAGGCGCAGTTCACGGAGGCCACGGTCGAGCGGCTCCTCGCGCTGCCGACGCTGGCCGGGATCAAGGACGGCGCGGGCGACGTGGCCCTGTTCCAGCGCTTCGTGCTCGCCGCCCGCCGGGCCGGGCGCGACGACGTGCAGTTCTTCAACGGGCTGCTCACGGCCGAGTCGAGCCAGGCCGCCTACCGGGCCATCGGCGTGCCGCTGTACTCGTCGGCGGTGTTCGCGATGGCGCCCCGCATCGCGAGCGCGTTCCACGCGGCGTACCGCGCGGACGACCACGAGCGGCAGCGGTTCCTCCTCGACGAGTTCTTCACGCCGCTCGTGCGCCTGCGCGACGAGACGCCCGGGTTCGCCGTGTCGCTCATCAAGGCGGGTCTGCGGCTGGGCGGCGTGCCCGTGGGATCCGTGCGGGCGCCGCTCGTGGATCCGTCGCCGCGGCAGCTCGCCGAGCTCGAGCGGATCCTCGCCCACGGCGAGGACGTCATCGCCTGA
- a CDS encoding L-serine ammonia-lyase: protein MTAYVSALDLFSIGIGPSSSHTVGPMRAALLFARECEASPRFTGIARVTVRLFGSLGATGLGHGTPDAVVAGLAGLAPETCDPDEVRGRWSGLGEGVDVPLAGIHPVRMVGRDLTFEPFTRLPRHPNAMHLAALDADGGTVLESTWFSVGGGFVLREDQAPSAVLPTGLPHSFSNADELIELAESTGRSIADVARDTEESIHGSRRAVAGLDAIWDAMAACVTAGLGGQGTLPGGLNVRRRAARVASQLATIDAEGARDTSHEWLHAFALAVNEENASGGRVVTAPTNGAAGIIPAVGSYYLRFVPGADRDGIRDFLLTATAIGSLVKANASISGAEAGCQGEVGTACAMAAGALCAVLGGSPRQVENAAEIAMEHHLGLTCDPVGGLVQIPCIERNAIAASTAVNAARMALHGDGTHLVSLDTVIETMRQTGLDMSTKYKETSTGGLAVNVIEC from the coding sequence ATGACAGCGTACGTCTCGGCACTCGACCTCTTCTCCATCGGGATCGGGCCGTCGAGCTCGCACACCGTCGGCCCCATGCGCGCGGCCCTGCTCTTCGCCCGGGAGTGCGAGGCGTCGCCCCGGTTCACGGGGATCGCGCGCGTCACCGTGCGGCTGTTCGGCTCGCTCGGCGCCACCGGCCTCGGGCACGGCACGCCCGACGCGGTCGTCGCGGGGCTCGCGGGCCTCGCGCCCGAGACGTGCGACCCGGACGAGGTGCGCGGCCGCTGGTCCGGGCTCGGCGAGGGCGTCGACGTGCCGCTGGCGGGGATCCACCCGGTGCGCATGGTGGGACGGGACCTCACGTTCGAGCCGTTCACCAGGCTCCCCCGCCACCCGAACGCGATGCACCTCGCGGCCCTGGACGCCGACGGCGGCACGGTGCTCGAGAGCACGTGGTTCTCGGTCGGCGGCGGGTTCGTGCTGCGCGAGGACCAGGCGCCGTCGGCCGTGCTGCCCACCGGGCTCCCCCACTCGTTCTCCAACGCCGACGAGCTCATCGAGCTGGCGGAGTCGACCGGGCGATCCATCGCCGACGTCGCGCGCGACACCGAGGAGTCGATCCACGGATCCCGCCGCGCGGTCGCCGGCCTCGACGCGATCTGGGACGCGATGGCGGCGTGCGTGACCGCGGGGCTCGGCGGCCAGGGCACGCTGCCGGGCGGGCTCAACGTGCGGCGGCGGGCGGCGCGGGTCGCCTCGCAGCTCGCGACCATCGACGCCGAGGGCGCGCGCGACACCAGCCACGAGTGGCTGCACGCCTTCGCGCTCGCGGTCAACGAGGAGAACGCGTCCGGCGGGCGCGTGGTCACGGCGCCCACGAACGGCGCGGCCGGCATCATCCCCGCGGTCGGCTCCTACTACCTGCGGTTCGTGCCGGGCGCCGACCGCGACGGGATCCGCGACTTCCTGCTCACCGCCACGGCGATCGGCTCGCTCGTGAAGGCCAACGCGTCCATCTCGGGCGCGGAGGCCGGCTGCCAGGGCGAGGTCGGCACGGCGTGCGCGATGGCGGCCGGCGCCCTGTGCGCGGTGCTCGGCGGATCCCCGCGGCAGGTCGAGAACGCCGCCGAGATCGCGATGGAGCACCACCTCGGCCTCACGTGCGATCCCGTGGGCGGGCTGGTGCAGATCCCGTGCATCGAGCGGAACGCGATCGCCGCGTCCACCGCCGTCAACGCCGCGCGCATGGCGCTGCACGGCGACGGCACGCACCTCGTCTCGCTCGACACCGTGATCGAGACCATGCGGCAGACGGGCCTCGACATGTCCACCAAGTACAAGGAGACGTCCACGGGCGGCCTCGCGGTCAACGTCATCGAGTGCTGA
- a CDS encoding enolase C-terminal domain-like protein, with protein sequence MIIHDLVVTPIAFRDPPLLNADGVHEPLALRTIVELVVDGGVVGLGEGQGGEVVAARVASVRDAVVGLRVTDLHGIERAVDAALGGDAGPLSRQERRVVFSMIDVAAHDAWGRITGLPVSELLGGRVRDRVPYSAYLFYKWAAHPGEAPDAFGEALDPAGVVAQARLLIDRYGFGSIKLKAGVFPPDEEVAAIRALAEAFPTHPLRIDPNGAWTHETAVRVAAELDGVLEYLEDPVLGIDGMSRVAAEVPQPLATNMCVVTFEQIREAFAKDAVQIVLSDHHYWGGLAHTRELAAICRTFGVGLSMHSNSHLGISLAAMTHVAAASPELAYACDTHYPWNRGDDVIVPGALEIVGGSVAVPTAPGLGVELDRDALARQHRVYVESGRTIRDDSGYMRSIQPAYDPTLPRY encoded by the coding sequence ATGATCATCCACGACCTCGTCGTCACCCCCATCGCCTTCCGCGACCCGCCCCTGCTCAACGCCGACGGCGTGCACGAGCCGCTCGCGCTCCGCACCATCGTCGAGCTCGTCGTCGACGGCGGGGTCGTCGGCCTCGGCGAGGGGCAGGGCGGCGAGGTCGTGGCCGCGCGCGTCGCGTCCGTGCGCGACGCCGTCGTCGGCCTCCGCGTGACCGACCTGCACGGCATCGAGCGGGCGGTGGACGCCGCGCTCGGCGGGGACGCCGGGCCGCTCAGCCGGCAGGAGCGGCGTGTCGTCTTCTCGATGATCGACGTCGCCGCGCACGACGCGTGGGGCCGGATCACCGGGCTGCCCGTGAGCGAGCTGCTCGGCGGCCGCGTGCGCGACCGGGTCCCCTACAGCGCGTACCTCTTCTACAAGTGGGCGGCGCACCCGGGCGAGGCGCCCGACGCGTTCGGCGAGGCGCTGGATCCGGCCGGCGTCGTCGCGCAGGCCCGCCTCCTCATCGACCGCTACGGCTTCGGCTCCATCAAGCTCAAGGCGGGCGTCTTCCCGCCCGACGAGGAGGTCGCCGCGATCCGCGCGCTGGCCGAGGCCTTCCCGACGCACCCGCTGCGCATCGACCCGAACGGCGCCTGGACGCACGAGACGGCGGTGCGCGTGGCGGCCGAGCTCGACGGCGTGCTCGAGTACCTGGAGGATCCGGTGCTCGGCATCGACGGCATGTCCCGCGTCGCCGCCGAGGTGCCGCAGCCGCTCGCCACGAACATGTGCGTCGTGACCTTCGAGCAGATCCGGGAGGCGTTCGCGAAGGACGCCGTGCAGATCGTGCTCTCCGACCACCACTACTGGGGCGGGCTCGCGCACACCCGGGAGCTCGCGGCCATCTGCCGCACCTTCGGCGTCGGGCTCTCGATGCACTCCAACTCGCACCTCGGGATCTCGCTCGCGGCCATGACGCACGTCGCCGCCGCCAGTCCCGAGCTCGCGTACGCCTGCGACACGCACTACCCGTGGAACCGCGGCGACGACGTGATCGTGCCGGGCGCGCTCGAGATCGTGGGCGGATCCGTCGCCGTGCCGACCGCCCCCGGCCTCGGCGTCGAGCTCGACCGCGACGCCCTCGCCCGCCAGCACCGCGTGTACGTCGAGTCGGGGCGGACGATCCGCGACGACTCCGGCTACATGCGGAGCATCCAGCCCGCCTACGACCCCACCCTCCCGAGGTACTGA
- a CDS encoding ABC transporter substrate-binding protein produces MMKTRLARRAIALASVAALAGTMSACSASDGGGSTSADDRSLEVWTRSTPDDAASYQFVFDAFTAKTGIRIDYKPVPEFDTQLQARAQQKSLPDVMVSDAGNLGTYESQGFLRPVDRDAVAGGDQISDATWQSTRGTDGDYYGIPWSRQANITFIRKDWREKLNMPVPRTWDDLSALAKAFADDDPDGDGQADTYGMVVPGSAENGYIARWAASYIWQAGGDILKAGGDGTYTADFDNPGTEKAVEWIRDQFCTPGVVVPGSVNLTTANTPFFAQGTAGIYQTGPYNLSSFDAAVGKDNVEVIPTPAGPGGGTDSFAEGENIYFGASSKKQDLQEQLAEFMITPEAQELAMQVKTNAQGVLAQPVVRIPVNSSVDIGAVKDDPRWDTAKRVYDEQGRSFPWAIDFTPYRQIVADGLNGVIADCSSDIPGALSDIQSQLSDELDEQGVQG; encoded by the coding sequence ATGATGAAGACTCGACTCGCGCGGAGGGCGATCGCGCTGGCGTCCGTCGCCGCGCTCGCGGGCACCATGAGCGCCTGCTCCGCGTCGGACGGCGGCGGCTCCACCTCCGCGGACGACCGCTCCCTCGAGGTGTGGACGCGCAGCACGCCGGACGACGCCGCGTCGTACCAGTTCGTGTTCGACGCCTTCACCGCGAAGACCGGCATCAGGATCGACTACAAGCCCGTCCCCGAGTTCGACACGCAGCTGCAGGCGCGCGCCCAGCAGAAGAGCCTCCCCGACGTCATGGTCAGCGACGCGGGCAACCTCGGCACCTACGAGTCGCAGGGCTTCCTCCGCCCCGTCGACCGCGACGCCGTCGCGGGCGGCGACCAGATCTCCGACGCCACGTGGCAGAGCACGCGCGGCACCGACGGCGACTACTACGGCATCCCGTGGTCGCGCCAGGCCAACATCACCTTCATCCGCAAGGACTGGCGCGAGAAGCTGAACATGCCGGTGCCGAGGACGTGGGACGACCTCTCCGCGCTCGCCAAGGCCTTCGCCGACGACGACCCGGACGGCGACGGCCAGGCCGACACCTACGGCATGGTCGTGCCGGGCAGCGCCGAGAACGGCTACATCGCGCGCTGGGCCGCGTCGTACATCTGGCAGGCCGGCGGCGACATCCTGAAGGCCGGGGGCGACGGCACCTACACCGCCGACTTCGACAACCCGGGCACGGAGAAGGCCGTGGAGTGGATCCGCGACCAGTTCTGCACGCCCGGCGTGGTCGTCCCCGGCTCGGTCAACCTCACAACCGCCAACACGCCGTTCTTCGCGCAGGGCACGGCCGGCATCTACCAGACCGGCCCCTACAACCTCAGCTCGTTCGACGCGGCGGTCGGCAAGGACAACGTGGAGGTCATCCCGACCCCGGCGGGCCCGGGCGGCGGCACGGACTCCTTCGCGGAGGGCGAGAACATCTACTTCGGCGCCTCCTCGAAGAAGCAGGACCTGCAGGAGCAGCTGGCCGAGTTCATGATCACGCCCGAGGCGCAGGAGCTCGCCATGCAGGTGAAGACGAACGCGCAGGGCGTGCTCGCGCAGCCGGTGGTGCGGATCCCCGTCAACTCCTCGGTCGACATCGGCGCGGTGAAGGACGACCCGCGCTGGGACACCGCGAAGCGGGTCTACGACGAGCAGGGCAGGTCGTTCCCGTGGGCGATCGACTTCACGCCGTACCGACAGATCGTCGCGGACGGCCTGAACGGCGTCATCGCGGACTGCTCGAGCGACATCCCCGGGGCGCTCTCCGACATCCAGTCCCAGCTCTCCGACGAGCTCGACGAGCAGGGGGTGCAGGGATGA
- a CDS encoding SdpI family protein, giving the protein MGVPALLLAVAALLVLGTTQLAAWGLLKRNGWIGIRTRPLMASDEAWRAGHAAALPALRSTCLPVAIGGIIGGIAAGAGMNSVASWGGLLLVGGIVWSTFRAGQAAKRVARRLEAERLDAERWRTPPRTRRD; this is encoded by the coding sequence ATGGGTGTCCCCGCGCTGCTGCTCGCCGTCGCGGCGCTGCTGGTCCTCGGCACCACGCAGCTCGCCGCCTGGGGCCTCCTCAAGCGCAACGGGTGGATCGGGATCCGCACGCGCCCCCTCATGGCGAGCGACGAGGCCTGGCGCGCCGGGCACGCGGCCGCCCTCCCCGCGCTCCGCAGCACGTGCCTGCCCGTCGCGATCGGCGGCATCATCGGCGGGATCGCGGCCGGCGCCGGCATGAACAGCGTCGCCAGCTGGGGTGGGCTGCTGCTCGTGGGCGGCATCGTCTGGAGCACGTTCCGCGCGGGGCAGGCGGCCAAGCGGGTCGCGCGCCGACTGGAGGCCGAGCGGCTGGACGCCGAGCGGTGGCGCACGCCGCCCCGCACCCGGCGCGACTAG
- a CDS encoding carbohydrate ABC transporter permease, producing the protein MSILERPTGAPRRGNDGQFDSALGWKPGLRPSNVIRFALCAVAFVVFAAPFVIIVSGAFDAFTSSTSIHLFPQKLSLESFRVAFDSGVLGYLRNSLVIAGGGLLLQVSVAILTSYALARHRFRGQSFVLLLFLLTMMLPEEVIAIPLSQVIGNVGGTGLDLRGTPFGVILPVAVWGFSILVMTEFMKDIPLEIEEAARLDGCGELRMLWTVILPLCKPVLGVVTIFGFMMIWDQYLLPLIAANDPSDYTLTVALSVLRTDPTVGSGVLLAGALLALLPSLVIYLLMQRSLIRGITSGATKG; encoded by the coding sequence ATGAGCATCCTCGAGCGCCCCACGGGCGCCCCCCGCCGCGGCAACGACGGCCAGTTCGACAGCGCGCTCGGCTGGAAGCCCGGCCTCCGCCCGTCGAACGTGATCCGCTTCGCGCTCTGCGCCGTCGCCTTCGTGGTGTTCGCCGCGCCGTTCGTGATCATCGTGTCCGGCGCGTTCGACGCCTTCACGTCGTCGACGAGCATCCACCTGTTCCCGCAGAAGCTGTCGCTGGAGTCGTTCCGGGTCGCGTTCGACTCGGGCGTGCTCGGCTACCTCCGCAACTCGCTCGTGATCGCGGGCGGCGGGCTCCTCCTGCAGGTGAGCGTCGCGATCCTCACGTCGTACGCGCTCGCCCGGCACCGGTTCCGCGGCCAGTCGTTCGTGCTGCTGCTGTTCCTGCTCACGATGATGCTGCCGGAGGAGGTCATCGCGATCCCGCTGTCGCAGGTCATCGGGAACGTGGGCGGCACGGGCCTCGACCTCCGCGGCACGCCGTTCGGCGTGATCCTGCCTGTGGCGGTGTGGGGCTTCTCGATCCTCGTCATGACGGAGTTCATGAAGGACATCCCGCTGGAGATCGAGGAGGCCGCGCGCCTCGACGGCTGCGGCGAGCTGCGGATGCTGTGGACCGTGATCCTGCCGCTGTGCAAGCCCGTGCTGGGGGTCGTGACGATCTTCGGCTTCATGATGATCTGGGACCAGTACCTGCTCCCCCTCATCGCCGCGAACGACCCGAGCGACTACACGCTCACGGTCGCGCTCAGCGTGCTCCGCACCGACCCCACGGTCGGCTCGGGAGTCCTGCTCGCGGGTGCGCTGCTCGCGCTCCTGCCGAGCCTCGTCATCTACCTGCTCATGCAGCGCTCGCTCATCCGGGGGATCACCTCGGGCGCGACGAAGGGATAG
- a CDS encoding carbohydrate ABC transporter permease, whose translation MSIGAPAPLMVDPERRAPAAPSPVQPRGRLPFRSRSLIPWAFLVPGLVLGALFKFIPMLEGFRMSFVKVQPFLGDRFLGLDNYVHVLRDRRFTEALGHTVLLGIGQTVGALIIGLALALLLEGTSRRLWFVRTAVFLPVVTAVAVIGEIWRILYFPTETGFLNSLLGMVGIPPQGFISDQSTALGYVMLVGIWTGAPYNMVIILAGLTGIDRTLYEAAAVDGVTLRQRFRYIVMPALRPAVSVVLTLAAIRSLRTFTEVYVLTGGGPAGSTEVWMTRVFSLGFKANDLGVASAASVLLLLATLGLTLGVRALSSRKEKAR comes from the coding sequence ATGAGCATCGGCGCCCCCGCACCGCTCATGGTGGATCCCGAGCGCCGCGCGCCCGCGGCCCCCAGCCCCGTGCAGCCGCGCGGCCGGCTCCCGTTCCGCTCGCGTTCGCTGATCCCGTGGGCCTTCCTCGTGCCCGGCCTCGTCCTCGGCGCGCTCTTCAAGTTCATCCCGATGCTCGAGGGCTTCCGGATGAGCTTCGTGAAGGTCCAGCCGTTCCTCGGCGACAGGTTCCTCGGCCTCGACAACTACGTCCACGTGCTGCGCGACCGGCGCTTCACGGAGGCGCTCGGGCACACCGTGCTGCTGGGCATCGGGCAGACCGTCGGCGCGCTGATCATCGGCCTGGCGCTCGCGCTGCTGCTCGAGGGCACGTCGCGCCGGCTGTGGTTCGTGCGCACGGCCGTGTTCCTGCCCGTCGTGACGGCGGTGGCGGTCATCGGCGAGATCTGGCGGATCCTCTACTTCCCGACCGAGACCGGCTTCCTCAACTCGCTGCTGGGCATGGTGGGCATCCCGCCGCAGGGCTTCATCAGCGATCAGTCGACGGCCCTCGGGTACGTGATGCTCGTCGGCATCTGGACGGGCGCGCCCTACAACATGGTCATCATCCTCGCGGGCCTCACCGGCATCGACCGCACGCTCTACGAGGCCGCCGCGGTCGACGGCGTGACCCTGCGCCAGCGCTTCCGGTACATCGTGATGCCCGCCCTCCGCCCGGCCGTCAGCGTGGTGCTGACGCTCGCGGCGATCCGCAGCCTCCGCACCTTCACCGAGGTCTACGTGCTCACGGGCGGCGGACCCGCGGGATCCACCGAGGTCTGGATGACCCGGGTGTTCTCGCTCGGCTTCAAGGCCAACGACTTAGGTGTCGCGTCGGCGGCCTCCGTGCTGCTGCTGCTCGCGACCCTCGGCCTCACCCTCGGCGTCCGCGCCCTGTCATCCCGCAAGGAGAAGGCCAGATGA